Proteins encoded in a region of the Planococcus citri chromosome 1, ihPlaCitr1.1, whole genome shotgun sequence genome:
- the LOC135831536 gene encoding cystinosin homolog isoform X1: MYESLSLRVILASAILSCALCAIHFEPGVIEPLITECSTVELVADSPLKHNSTIDLEAEFVKVAEVKPQKIIVTSESRWHVHVCAQEPGFTSILAKIDNSTLLDDEAVLHVFVGKITYLKLVALIVGWIYFSAWSISFYPQIYDNYRRQSVVGLNFDFCALNIAGYLLYSFYNIGMKYIPSIQKEYFSRHPTGLNPVEFNDVFFSTHAFFASLVVIYQCYSYESSSQCVSKIAKLILVLYVCIVAASGTAAFFNVLHWLDFLYYCSYIKLSVTIIKYIPQAVMNYTRKSTVGWCIGNVILDFTGGTFSIAQMLINGYNYNDWESIFGDPTKFGLGIFSVAFDTLFLYQHYVLYRTTQYEEPIIDDSAQNPIETSPPVTKRNTTNADSTTT; encoded by the exons ATGTATGAAAGTTTAAGTTTGCGTGTGATACTTGCTTCGG CAATCCTATCATGTGCTTTGTGTGCTATACATTTCGAACCTGGTGTTATCGAACCTCTCATCACTGAATGTTCAACTGTCGAATTAGTAGCTGA TTCTCCTTTGAAGCATAACAGTACTATCGATTTAGAAGCTGAATTTGTTAAAGTAGCTGAAGTGAAACCGCAGAAAATCATCGTGACTAGTGAATCAAGGTGGCATGTACATGTTTGTGCACAAGAGCCCGGATTCACTTCGATTTTAGCTAAAATCGATAACTCTACTTTATT AGATGATGAAGCTGTTTTGCACGTATTCGTTGGAAAAATCACCTATTTGAAATTAGTTGCCCTTATCGTAGGATGGATTTACTTCAGCGCTTGGTCTATTTCATTTTATCCTCAAATATACGACAATTATCGTCGTCAAAG tgtgGTTGGACTAAACTTTGATTTCTGCGCGTTGAATATTGCCGGATACCTTTTATACTCGTTTTATAACATTGGAATGAAATATATTCCATCGATACAA AAAGAGTACTTCAGTAGGCATCCAACTGGTTTAAATCCGGTCGAATTcaacgatgtatttttctctACACACGCTTTCTTCGCATCACTGGTAGTTATTTACCAATGTTATTCCTACGAg AGTTCGAGCCAATGCGTGTCAAAGATTGCCAAACTGATCCTTGTGTTATATGTGTGTATCGTTGCAGCATCCGGTACCGCGGCATTTTTCAACGTCCTTCATTGGTTGGATTTCTTATATTATTGCTCCTATATCAAATTATCAGTAACCATAATCAAATATATACCTCAG GCTGTGATGAATTATACCAGAAAAAGCACCGTTGGCTGGTGCATTGGTAACGTGATACTCGATTTTACCGGAGGAACGTTTAGTATAGCTCAGATGTTAATCAATGGATATAATTACA ATGACTGGGAATCAATATTCGGTGATCCGACGAAATTCGGCTTGGGTATATTTTCAGTAGCCTTCGATACTCTGTTCCTTTACCAGCATTACGTTTTATACAG aACTACCCAATACGAAGAACCCATCAT
- the LOC135831536 gene encoding cystinosin homolog isoform X2 — protein MYESLSLRVILASAILSCALCAIHFEPGVIEPLITECSTVELVADSPLKHNSTIDLEAEFVKVAEVKPQKIIVTSESRWHVHVCAQEPGFTSILAKIDNSTLLDDEAVLHVFVGKITYLKLVALIVGWIYFSAWSISFYPQIYDNYRRQSVVGLNFDFCALNIAGYLLYSFYNIGMKYIPSIQKEYFSRHPTGLNPVEFNDVFFSTHAFFASLVVIYQCYSYESSSQCVSKIAKLILVLYVCIVAASGTAAFFNVLHWLDFLYYCSYIKLSVTIIKYIPQAVMNYTRKSTVGWCIGNVILDFTGGTFSIAQMLINGYNYNDWESIFGDPTKFGLGIFSVAFDTLFLYQHYVLYRKNNHLSNHTPCT, from the exons ATGTATGAAAGTTTAAGTTTGCGTGTGATACTTGCTTCGG CAATCCTATCATGTGCTTTGTGTGCTATACATTTCGAACCTGGTGTTATCGAACCTCTCATCACTGAATGTTCAACTGTCGAATTAGTAGCTGA TTCTCCTTTGAAGCATAACAGTACTATCGATTTAGAAGCTGAATTTGTTAAAGTAGCTGAAGTGAAACCGCAGAAAATCATCGTGACTAGTGAATCAAGGTGGCATGTACATGTTTGTGCACAAGAGCCCGGATTCACTTCGATTTTAGCTAAAATCGATAACTCTACTTTATT AGATGATGAAGCTGTTTTGCACGTATTCGTTGGAAAAATCACCTATTTGAAATTAGTTGCCCTTATCGTAGGATGGATTTACTTCAGCGCTTGGTCTATTTCATTTTATCCTCAAATATACGACAATTATCGTCGTCAAAG tgtgGTTGGACTAAACTTTGATTTCTGCGCGTTGAATATTGCCGGATACCTTTTATACTCGTTTTATAACATTGGAATGAAATATATTCCATCGATACAA AAAGAGTACTTCAGTAGGCATCCAACTGGTTTAAATCCGGTCGAATTcaacgatgtatttttctctACACACGCTTTCTTCGCATCACTGGTAGTTATTTACCAATGTTATTCCTACGAg AGTTCGAGCCAATGCGTGTCAAAGATTGCCAAACTGATCCTTGTGTTATATGTGTGTATCGTTGCAGCATCCGGTACCGCGGCATTTTTCAACGTCCTTCATTGGTTGGATTTCTTATATTATTGCTCCTATATCAAATTATCAGTAACCATAATCAAATATATACCTCAG GCTGTGATGAATTATACCAGAAAAAGCACCGTTGGCTGGTGCATTGGTAACGTGATACTCGATTTTACCGGAGGAACGTTTAGTATAGCTCAGATGTTAATCAATGGATATAATTACA ATGACTGGGAATCAATATTCGGTGATCCGACGAAATTCGGCTTGGGTATATTTTCAGTAGCCTTCGATACTCTGTTCCTTTACCAGCATTACGTTTTATACAG AAAAAACAACCATTTATCGAATCATACTCCTTGTACATAG